The Brassica napus cultivar Da-Ae chromosome C7, Da-Ae, whole genome shotgun sequence genome has a segment encoding these proteins:
- the LOC106420928 gene encoding uncharacterized protein LOC106420928 codes for MTSNCFFNVSYRIKIMEYGMIQRRSKRQRGLDASVEPLKSGKKRTLLNAIVDEEQTQHQAEHHTEEEHQEEEIQEEELQGEEQPKKDFRKDKEKIPEAAEDEHNSKPKSRRGRGPTRLSRVAKNHEDKIDIEFNTLGEHIGDGSVLLSSFLGILVREHVPVLLEDWRQLDELTRDTMWEEIQARFNLKEQWQKDAIIKQMVSSGHQNHGWWPISVL; via the exons ATGACTAGTAACTGTTTTTTTAACGTTAGTTACAGGATAAAGATAATGGAGTACGGGATGATTCAACGTCGCAGTAAGCGCCAACGAGGACTAGATGCTAGCGTTGAACCACTTAAGTCTGGGAAGAAACGCACGTTATTGAATGCAATTGTAGACGAAGAGCAAACACAACATCAAGCAGAGCATCATACAGAAGAAGAGcatcaagaagaagagattCAAGAAGAAGAGCTTCAAGGAGAAGAGCAGCCAAAAAAGGACTTCAgaaaagataaagaaaaaattCCAGAAGCTGCAGAGGACGAACATAACTCAAAGCCGAAGTCAAGGAGAGGAAGAGGACCAACCAGATTGAGTAGAGTTGCTAAAAATCATGAGGATAAGATCGACATTGAATTTAACACTCTCGGTGAGCATATTGGAGATGGCTCAGTGCTACTTTCATCCTTTCTGGGTATTCTTGTGAGAGAGCATGTACCAGTGTTACTCGAAGACTGGAGGCAACTCGATGAACTTACAAGAGACACAATGTGGGAGGAAATTCAG GCAAGGTTCAACTTGAAAGAACAATGGCAAAAGGATGCTATTATAAAACAAATGGTCTCTTCAGGGCATCAAAATCACGGCTGGTGGCCAATATCCGTGCTATAA
- the LOC125575343 gene encoding uncharacterized protein LOC125575343, producing the protein MDKSWVWLPRASNDYEKGATDFVNKSALGLGNPLQISCPCVDCRNMCHQNLNTVVEHLVIRGMDKKYKRNDCWSVHGEIRKTQTDEFESVDHLEAYELFRTAFSVAEDNPQTGEQPEAFKGEEDSEFKKKLQDAETPLYSSCPNYSKISAIMGLYHIKVKSGISENYFDQILTLVQDMLSQGNVLPKSTGDIKKFLKIFGFGYDVIHACKNDCILFRKQYEDMDSCPRCGASRWEVDKRTGENKIGIPAKVLRYFPIKERLKQMFRSKRMAKDLQWHFSNGSEDDTMRHPVDSLTWAQVNDKWPEFASDPRNLRLGLSTDGMNPFSIQNTKYSTWPVFLVNYNMPPSLCMKAENIMLSLLIPGPTAPSNNIDVYLAPLIDDLIDLWNEGIQAYDSLSNENFTLRAILLWTISDYPGLGTLAGCKVKGKQACTVCGKDTPFRWLKFSRKMVFLGNRRRLRPGHPYRRRKAWFDNTVEEGTASRIQTGSDIFEMLKDLKNDFGKPLEKKGKKRKSTVDEDDEIGGEEYEEDTDQ; encoded by the exons ATGGACAAGTCCTGGGTTTGGCTTCCAAG GGCCAGCAATGATTATGAAAAGGGGGCAACTGATTTCGTGAATAAGTCAGCGTTGGGGTTGGGTAATCCTCTTCAAATCTCATGTCCCTGTGTCGACTGTCGGAACATGTGTCACCAAAATCTCAACACAGTCGTGGAGCATTTAGTCATAAGGGGGATGGATAAGAAGTACAAGAGGAATGATTGTTGGAGCGTTCATGGAGAGATAAGAAAGACGCAGACAGATGAGTTTGAAAGTGTTGACCACTTAGAAGCATACGAGTTGTTTAGAACTGCATTCTCTGTTGCTGAAGACAATCCACAAACCGGAGAGCAACCAGAAGCATTTAAAGGTGAAGAAGACTCTGAGTTCAAGAAGAAATTGCAAGATGCAGAAACTCCACTCTACTCCAGCTGTCCCAACTACAGTAAGATATCTGCAATCATGGGATTGTATCACATAAAAGTTAAGAGTGGGATTTCAGAGAATTATTTTGATCAGATTTTGACATTGGTACAAGACATGCTGTCTCAAGGGAATGTCCTTCCAAAGTCCACAGGCGACATCAAGAAATTTCTGAAGATATTTGGGTTTGGTTATGATGTTATTCACGCTTGCAAGAATGATTGTATTCTTTTTCGGAAGCAGTATGAGGATATGGATAGCTGCCCAAGATGTGGTGCTTCAAGATGGGAAGTTGATAAGCGTACGGGGGAAAATAAGATTGGGATTCCAGCAAAGGTACTACGGTATTTTCCTATCAAAGAAAGACTGAAGCAGATGTTTAGATCAAAGAGGATGGCTAAGGATTTGCAATGGCATTTCAGCAATGGTAGTGAAGATGATACCATGCGACACCCGGTGGACTCACTGACTTGGGCTCAGGTTAATGATAAATGGCCAGAGTTTGCTTCTGATCCGAGAAACCTTCGCCTTGGACTATCTACAGATGGTATGAATCCTTTTTCCATTCAGAACACAAAGTACAGCACATGGCCAGTCTTCTTGGTAAACTACAATATGCCTCCCAGTCTGTGCATGAAGGCAGAGAACATAATGTTGAGTCTCCTCATCCCTGGTCCAACTGCACCAAGCAACAACATCGACGTTTATCTTGCTCCATTGATAGATGATCTGATTGACTTGTGGAATGAAGGTATACAGGCATATGACTCATTATCCAATGAGAATTTCACACTCCGAGCTATTCTGTTGTGGACTATCAGCGACTATCCAGGTTTGGGGACACTTGCTGGTTGTAAAGTGAAAGGGAAACAGGCGTGTACTGTATGTGGAAAGGATACACCTTTCAGGTGGTTGAAATTTAGTCGAAAGATGGTTTTTTTGGGCAATAGGAGACGACTGAGGCCAGGGCACCCTTACCGACGCCGCAAAGCATGGTTTGACAATACTGTAGAGGAAGGGACTGCAAGCAGAATTCAAACCGGATCTGACATATTTGAGATGCTCAAGGACTTGAAGAATGATTTTGGAAAACCTTTAGAGAAGAAAGGCAAGAAGAGAAAATCTACTGtggatgaagatgatgagattGGAGGtgaagaatatgaagaagatACTGACCAATAG